In a single window of the Caloenas nicobarica isolate bCalNic1 chromosome 8, bCalNic1.hap1, whole genome shotgun sequence genome:
- the GYG1 gene encoding glycogenin-1 isoform X1, with the protein MADQSFVTLATNDSYVKGALVLGSSLQQYRTTRKLTALITPQVSDLMRRVLEKVFDEVVLVNVLDSGDSAHLALMKRPELGVTLTKLHCWELTQFSKCVFMDADTMVLSNIDELFEREELSAAPDPGWPDCFNSGVFVYRPSIETYNQLLQFATEKGSFDGADQGLLNTFFSSWATTDMSKHLPFIYNLSSTSVYSYLPAFKAFGANTKVVHFLGSTKPWNYTYDSRTKSIKGNVDDPKIVHPEFLNMWWDTYTVNVLPLLEQHGLVKEATTGGNMLSGLVYTLAFSCGFCREAEVTEAVSHISVSAPSPVLPTVSSEERKERWEQGQADYMGVDSFDNIKKKLDTYLQ; encoded by the exons CTGGTACTCGGCTCATCCTTGCAACAGTACAGAACGACAAGGAAGCTGACTGCCCTCATAACGCCTCAAGTCTCAGATCTTATGAG GAGGGTGCTGGAAAAAGTCTTTGATGAAGTCGTATTAGTGAATGTCTTGGACAGTGGGGACTCGGCGCACTTGGCGCTAATGAAGAGACCTGAGCTGGGTGTCACACTAACAAAGCTTCACTGCTGGGAACTGACgcagttttcaaaatgtgttttcatggACGCAGACACAATG GTTTTGTCAAATATTGATGAGCTTTTTGAGAGAGAAGAGCTGTCTGCAGCACCAGATCCAGGCTGGCCTGACTGTTTTAATTCTGGAGTTTTTGTTTACCGACCTTCCATTGAAACGTACAATCAGCTGCTACAGTTTGCTACAGAGAAAGGCAGCTTTGATG GTGCAGATCAGGGGTTATTAAACACCTTCTTCAGCAGCTGGGCAACAACAGACATGAGCAAACATCTAccatttatttataatttgaGCAGTACTTCTGTATATTCCTACCTTCCAGCATTTAAAGC GTTTGGTGCAAATACTAAAGTGGTGCATTTCCTGGGAAGCACAAAGCCATGGAACTATACGTATGACTCCAGAACAAAAAGCATAAAAGGCAATGTGGACGACCCTAAAATAGTTCACCCAGAATTCCTCAACATGTGGTGGGATACCTACACAGTTAACGTTTTGCCATTACTAGAACAGCACGGACTTGTTAAAGAAGCTACTACAGGTGGAAACATG CTATCGGGCTTGGTCTATACTCTGGCTTTCTCTTGTGGCTTCTGTAGAGAG GCAGAGGTTACAGAGGCAGTGTCCCACATATCAGTATCAGCACCATCACCAGTATTACCAACTGTATCTTCAGAAGAACGCAAGGAGCGGTGGGAACAGGGCCAAGCTGACTATATGGGAGTGGATTCCTTTGACAACATCAAGAAGAAACTTGATACCTACCTTCAGTAG
- the GYG1 gene encoding glycogenin-1 isoform X2: protein MADQSFVTLATNDSYVKGALVLGSSLQQYRTTRKLTALITPQVSDLMRRVLEKVFDEVVLVNVLDSGDSAHLALMKRPELGVTLTKLHCWELTQFSKCVFMDADTMVLSNIDELFEREELSAAPDPGWPDCFNSGVFVYRPSIETYNQLLQFATEKGSFDGADQGLLNTFFSSWATTDMSKHLPFIYNLSSTSVYSYLPAFKAFGANTKVVHFLGSTKPWNYTYDSRTKSIKGNVDDPKIVHPEFLNMWWDTYTVNVLPLLEQHGLVKEATTGGNMAEVTEAVSHISVSAPSPVLPTVSSEERKERWEQGQADYMGVDSFDNIKKKLDTYLQ, encoded by the exons CTGGTACTCGGCTCATCCTTGCAACAGTACAGAACGACAAGGAAGCTGACTGCCCTCATAACGCCTCAAGTCTCAGATCTTATGAG GAGGGTGCTGGAAAAAGTCTTTGATGAAGTCGTATTAGTGAATGTCTTGGACAGTGGGGACTCGGCGCACTTGGCGCTAATGAAGAGACCTGAGCTGGGTGTCACACTAACAAAGCTTCACTGCTGGGAACTGACgcagttttcaaaatgtgttttcatggACGCAGACACAATG GTTTTGTCAAATATTGATGAGCTTTTTGAGAGAGAAGAGCTGTCTGCAGCACCAGATCCAGGCTGGCCTGACTGTTTTAATTCTGGAGTTTTTGTTTACCGACCTTCCATTGAAACGTACAATCAGCTGCTACAGTTTGCTACAGAGAAAGGCAGCTTTGATG GTGCAGATCAGGGGTTATTAAACACCTTCTTCAGCAGCTGGGCAACAACAGACATGAGCAAACATCTAccatttatttataatttgaGCAGTACTTCTGTATATTCCTACCTTCCAGCATTTAAAGC GTTTGGTGCAAATACTAAAGTGGTGCATTTCCTGGGAAGCACAAAGCCATGGAACTATACGTATGACTCCAGAACAAAAAGCATAAAAGGCAATGTGGACGACCCTAAAATAGTTCACCCAGAATTCCTCAACATGTGGTGGGATACCTACACAGTTAACGTTTTGCCATTACTAGAACAGCACGGACTTGTTAAAGAAGCTACTACAGGTGGAAACATG GCAGAGGTTACAGAGGCAGTGTCCCACATATCAGTATCAGCACCATCACCAGTATTACCAACTGTATCTTCAGAAGAACGCAAGGAGCGGTGGGAACAGGGCCAAGCTGACTATATGGGAGTGGATTCCTTTGACAACATCAAGAAGAAACTTGATACCTACCTTCAGTAG